The proteins below come from a single Tissierellales bacterium genomic window:
- a CDS encoding molecular chaperone HscC, whose protein sequence is MAIVGIDLGTTNSSIGVYRNGKAELIPNRFGKFLTPSVISLKGDEVIVGETAKEIQAKHPTLSASAFKRFIGTDKVYSLDGRRFSAVDLSALVLKSLVEDAEVHLGEKVEEAVISVPAYFNDKQKKSTIEAAKLVGLKVERLINEPTAASLAYQIHDRKEENVLVIVDLGGGTFDVSVLDIFDDIIEVRAVSGDNHFGGEDFDDSLMRYFASKMERELDSFTKEQLAQIKYTAEQTKKKLSENVHVRVNLAIDGEQHTIEISETKYEEIIMPLIERIRMPLKKAVKDSKFKLEDINEVILVGGSTRMPLVKKHVAKLFNCFPLCHINPDEVVAIGATIAAAMKERNEDFEDTVLTDVCPFTLGTTVLRGHEFGEAMVYDPIIERNMTVPVSRTRRYCTARDNQNKINIDIYQGDSFRINENLKLDEMELSIPRRKKHEVELDVRFTYDVNGILEVEVKVLETGKTEKKIVINANDLSEDDVNSKMALIEHLKIHPRDDEENKNIIAQLERYYEMNLGAIRKEIEIEILGFNAALETQNPDMIKPARARMKQFLEYLEVRS, encoded by the coding sequence GTGGCAATAGTAGGTATAGATTTAGGAACAACAAATAGTTCTATTGGCGTATATAGAAATGGAAAAGCAGAACTTATACCAAATAGATTTGGTAAATTTTTGACTCCTAGTGTTATAAGTCTAAAGGGTGACGAGGTCATAGTTGGAGAAACTGCAAAGGAAATACAAGCTAAGCATCCAACGCTTAGTGCGAGTGCATTTAAAAGATTTATAGGAACAGATAAAGTTTATTCACTAGATGGGCGTAGATTTAGTGCAGTTGATTTATCGGCATTAGTGCTAAAATCACTTGTAGAAGATGCAGAGGTTCATCTTGGCGAAAAGGTAGAAGAGGCCGTTATAAGTGTACCTGCTTATTTCAACGATAAGCAAAAGAAATCGACTATAGAAGCAGCTAAACTAGTAGGGCTGAAAGTAGAAAGACTTATTAATGAACCTACAGCAGCATCACTTGCATATCAAATTCATGATAGAAAAGAGGAAAATGTACTAGTAATAGTTGATTTAGGTGGCGGTACATTCGATGTATCAGTGCTAGATATATTTGATGACATAATAGAGGTAAGAGCGGTCTCAGGTGATAATCACTTTGGCGGAGAAGATTTTGATGATAGTCTTATGAGATACTTTGCAAGTAAAATGGAAAGGGAACTAGATAGCTTTACAAAAGAGCAACTAGCTCAGATAAAATATACTGCAGAACAGACAAAGAAAAAATTATCAGAAAACGTACATGTGAGAGTAAATCTAGCTATAGATGGAGAGCAACATACTATAGAAATATCAGAAACAAAGTATGAAGAAATTATTATGCCACTAATAGAGAGAATTAGAATGCCACTAAAAAAAGCGGTAAAGGATTCGAAATTCAAACTAGAAGATATAAATGAAGTGATACTAGTTGGCGGAAGTACTAGGATGCCTCTTGTAAAAAAACACGTGGCAAAACTTTTTAATTGCTTTCCACTATGTCATATAAATCCAGATGAAGTAGTGGCAATAGGAGCAACGATTGCGGCGGCTATGAAAGAAAGAAATGAAGATTTTGAAGATACTGTACTTACAGATGTTTGTCCATTTACACTTGGAACGACTGTGTTAAGAGGTCATGAATTTGGAGAGGCGATGGTTTATGATCCTATAATTGAGCGAAATATGACAGTTCCTGTTAGTAGAACGAGAAGGTATTGTACTGCTAGAGATAACCAAAATAAGATAAACATAGACATATATCAAGGGGATTCATTTAGAATAAATGAAAATTTGAAGTTAGACGAGATGGAATTGAGCATTCCTAGACGAAAAAAACACGAGGTCGAATTAGATGTGAGATTTACATATGATGTAAATGGGATACTCGAAGTTGAAGTAAAGGTACTTGAGACTGGAAAAACAGAGAAGAAAATTGTAATAAATGCAAATGATTTGTCAGAAGATGATGTTAATTCAAAGATGGCACTTATAGAGCATTTAAAGATACATCCTAGAGACGATGAAGAAAATAAAAATATTATAGCACAGCTTGAAAGGTACTATGAGATGAATCTAGGAGCTATAAGAAAAGAAATAGAGATCGAAATTTTAGGATTCAATGCAGCTTTAGAAACACAGAATCCAGATATGATAAAGCCTGCACGAGCTAGAATGAAGCAATTTTTAGAATACCTTGAGGTAAGAAGTTAG